One Echeneis naucrates chromosome 1, fEcheNa1.1, whole genome shotgun sequence DNA segment encodes these proteins:
- the dnajb1b gene encoding dnaJ homolog subfamily B member 1b has product MGKDYYDILGIKKGASEDDIKKAYRKQALRFHPDKNKSPGAEEKFKEVAEAYDVLSDPQKKDIYDRFGEEGLKGGGPSGGGSGGGPGTFSYTFQGDPHAIFAEFFGGRNPFEQFFGGRNGGMDEDMDTDDPFARFGMGGGGMGGFPRSFSTGMGGMGGHSSIVKKQQDPPIVRDLPVTLEEVLSGCIKKMKISRKRLNPDGQTVRTEDKILEVQIKKGWKEGTKITFPKEGDETPRNIPADVVFVLKDKQHPVFKRNGSDIIYTAKISLRDALCGCIVNAPTLEGRTVTVSTTDIVHPGMKRRVSGEGLPYHKRPDRRGDLIVDYEVKFPERLSQSARDTIAQVLPRS; this is encoded by the exons ATGGGGAAAGATTACTACGACATTTTGGGAATCAAGAAAGGAGCGTCAGAGGACGATATAAAGAAAGCTTACCGTAAGCAGGCGCTGCGCTTTCACCCCGACAAAAACAAGTCACCGGGGGCCGAGGAGAAATTCAAAGAGGTTGCTGAAGCTTACGACGTTTTGAGTGACCCACAGAAAAAGGACATTTATGATCGCTTTGGTGAAGAAG GTCTGAAAGGCGGAGGACCCTCAGGAGGAGGCAGCGGTGGTGGTCCTGGTACTTTCAGCTACACCTTCCAGGGCGACCCTCATGCCATCTTCGCAGAGTTCTTTGGTGGACGTAACCCTTTCGAACAGTTCTTTGGTGGCCGCAACGGGGGCATGGATGAGGACATGGACACCGATGACCCATTTGCTCGCTTtgggatggggggtgggggaatGGGTGGGTTCCCCCGCTCCTTCAGCACTGGTATGGGAGGAATGGGTGGCCACAGTAGCATtgtgaagaagcagcaggacCCCCCAATAGTCCGTGATCTGCCAGTGACCTTGGAGGAAGTTCTGTCAGGTTGCATCAAGAAAATGAAGATCTCTCGTAAAAGACTAAACCCTGATGGGCAAACTGTAAGGACAGAAGATAAAATCCTTGAGGTGCAGATAAAGAAAGGATGGAAGGAGGGCACCAAAATTACATTTCCTAAGGAGGGGGACGAAACTCCAAGAAACATTCCAGCTGATGTGGTCTTTGTATTGAAAGACAAGCAACATCCCGTGTTTAAGCGTAACGGTTCTGACATCATTTACACAGCCAAGATTTCACTAAGAGAT GCCTTATGTGGCTGCATAGTCAATGCACCCACACTGGAAGGTAGAACAGTAACCGTGTCGACAACAGATATCGTGCATCCAGGGATGAAGCGGCGGGTCAGTGGTGAGGGGCTGCCTTATCACAAAAGACCTGATCGTCGAGGTGACCTAATTGTGGACTACGAGGTCAAGTTCCCAGAAAGGCTCAGTCAGAGTGCACGGGACACCATCGCTCAGGTCCTCCCTCGATCTTGA